In the Natronogracilivirga saccharolytica genome, one interval contains:
- the pdxA gene encoding 4-hydroxythreonine-4-phosphate dehydrogenase PdxA, translating to MGSSVKKTPVLAVSMGDGNGIGPEIILKSLHKLLGPDHNNPGGQNLPGFMIFACPETLKFYAEKLEIPIFWKESTGTVAPESGHVHLISVSSSPVEIRPGEITALAGKAAMTAIASAVDCCMDGTADALVTAPISKEAIHLAGYNVPGHTEFLAEHTGSSSVGMMLVNDIMRVGLATIHIPLRDVPSALTPELLEEKLLLFHRYLADSFSIQSPRIAVLGLNPHAGDGGVIGNEEADIISPVIRTLENKGMDITGPWPADGFFASKSYENTDMVLAMYHDQGLIPLKMTGFGGGVNITTGLPIIRTSPDHGTAFSLAGQNQADAGSMEKALHLARELAEKRTSRRKKAL from the coding sequence ATGGGCAGCAGCGTTAAAAAAACTCCGGTTCTGGCCGTATCCATGGGTGACGGGAACGGCATCGGACCGGAAATCATCCTTAAATCACTGCACAAATTATTGGGACCGGATCATAATAACCCGGGCGGTCAAAATTTGCCCGGCTTCATGATTTTCGCATGCCCGGAAACCCTGAAATTCTACGCAGAGAAACTGGAGATACCCATATTCTGGAAAGAAAGTACTGGCACCGTTGCTCCTGAATCCGGGCATGTTCATTTGATATCCGTCTCCTCATCTCCTGTCGAAATCAGACCCGGGGAAATAACCGCCCTTGCCGGAAAAGCGGCCATGACAGCCATAGCATCCGCTGTAGATTGCTGCATGGACGGAACGGCCGACGCACTGGTTACGGCACCGATATCCAAAGAGGCCATTCATCTTGCGGGGTACAATGTCCCCGGCCATACCGAGTTTCTTGCCGAACACACGGGGAGCAGCAGTGTCGGAATGATGCTGGTAAATGACATCATGCGTGTCGGTCTTGCCACCATTCACATTCCTCTGCGGGATGTCCCTTCGGCTCTGACCCCGGAGCTGCTCGAAGAGAAACTGCTGCTGTTTCACCGTTACCTCGCGGATTCGTTCTCGATACAATCGCCCCGCATTGCCGTTCTCGGACTTAATCCGCATGCCGGAGACGGCGGGGTCATCGGTAATGAGGAAGCCGATATTATATCCCCCGTCATCCGGACACTTGAAAACAAAGGCATGGATATCACCGGTCCATGGCCTGCTGATGGTTTTTTTGCAAGCAAATCATATGAAAACACTGATATGGTTTTGGCAATGTACCATGACCAGGGGCTGATTCCCCTGAAAATGACCGGTTTCGGTGGCGGCGTCAATATCACCACCGGCCTGCCCATCATCCGGACCTCCCCAGATCACGGTACGGCTTTCTCCCTGGCAGGACAAAATCAGGCTGATGCCGGATCCATGGAAAAGGCACTGCATCTGGCCAGGGAACTGGCGGAAAAAAGAACCTCGCGCAGGAAAAAAGCACTGTAA
- a CDS encoding Fur family transcriptional regulator has protein sequence MNTEAKQREVLQKHGLKATATRIRVLEVLMNSDIALSHNDITERLDDASPDKVTLYRTLNAFVSCGLAHKVATEDRNWLYALQMHDGGTSMQPDDHAHFICDECERIYCLPMDAEYLKPAVPSDRGFIIKSQEFRLHGTCPECN, from the coding sequence ATGAATACAGAAGCAAAACAAAGGGAAGTACTTCAGAAGCATGGACTTAAAGCAACAGCCACCAGAATCCGGGTGCTGGAGGTCCTGATGAACTCCGACATTGCATTGTCTCACAATGATATTACAGAGCGTCTTGATGATGCCAGCCCGGATAAAGTCACACTATACAGAACATTGAACGCTTTCGTTTCGTGCGGACTGGCGCACAAAGTAGCTACTGAAGACAGAAACTGGTTATACGCACTTCAAATGCACGACGGCGGAACATCCATGCAGCCTGATGATCACGCACACTTTATCTGTGATGAGTGTGAACGAATATATTGTCTTCCTATGGACGCGGAATACCTTAAACCGGCAGTTCCCAGTGACCGGGGATTTATAATCAAATCCCAGGAATTCAGACTTCACGGTACCTGTCCGGAATGCAACTGA
- a CDS encoding GWxTD domain-containing protein has protein sequence MHLTLITSLLQRLLPLQYTAAFTVTLVILLLCASDLYAQRITYESLRMRDRDARVFSEQLVIPDTSSHESTLVSLFRIQNNFLSFRRYRDRDDPESRRNFYAEPDVNVRVFKGASDGDSQSDRDAVKTVRWNETVFAETYEQASSPLEFVQNMITTSLEPGTYRIETTTTAGGRTRRGLESRFKIADTSDSHIAYFYFLDDENSLEAPFDTPLANMGNNVFYGRDHNLGIWFPEATDDAGYELDITRVRISGSDTTDREKMMEYSINQEEIRKGYLPEIYMNDDRPYFRLEKPEKTADIGSFYVLKIPNSTFQNAHYRIRLKKTDADGQEHTIASRTYQNYWLDMPKSLLNLDVAINMMEYIADDSEMRSLRRGSREDRERRFREFWAERDPSPDREYNELMVEYYRRIDYAYDNFTTPQKPGYESDQGMVYIRNGEPDRKERTFPPNQATREVWHYGDKQFVFEATTGFGDFRLIEQR, from the coding sequence ATGCACCTGACCCTTATTACGTCTCTTCTTCAACGCCTGCTCCCGCTGCAGTACACTGCCGCATTTACTGTAACCCTTGTCATATTATTATTGTGCGCTTCAGACTTATATGCACAGCGGATAACATACGAATCACTTCGCATGCGTGACCGCGACGCCCGGGTGTTTTCCGAACAGCTGGTAATCCCTGATACCTCATCACATGAATCCACACTGGTTTCTCTTTTTCGTATTCAGAACAACTTTCTTTCCTTTCGCCGCTATCGCGACCGCGACGATCCTGAAAGCCGGAGAAATTTCTATGCCGAGCCCGATGTAAATGTACGTGTGTTTAAAGGAGCCTCAGACGGTGATTCACAATCCGACCGTGATGCCGTCAAAACCGTCCGCTGGAATGAAACCGTCTTTGCTGAAACCTATGAACAGGCCAGTTCCCCTCTGGAGTTCGTGCAGAATATGATCACCACATCCCTTGAACCCGGGACTTATCGCATCGAAACAACGACAACGGCCGGCGGAAGAACCCGGCGCGGTCTTGAGTCCCGTTTTAAAATCGCTGATACATCAGACAGCCATATCGCATATTTCTATTTCCTGGATGATGAGAATTCTCTGGAAGCACCGTTTGATACACCCCTTGCCAATATGGGAAATAATGTGTTTTACGGAAGAGATCACAATCTTGGCATCTGGTTTCCGGAAGCAACGGATGACGCCGGTTACGAACTTGATATAACAAGAGTCAGAATCAGCGGGAGCGATACGACCGACCGGGAAAAAATGATGGAGTATTCGATCAATCAAGAAGAGATTCGCAAAGGATATCTTCCTGAAATTTACATGAATGATGACCGGCCCTATTTCAGACTTGAAAAACCAGAAAAGACCGCTGATATCGGATCATTTTATGTACTCAAAATCCCTAACAGCACTTTTCAGAATGCACACTACCGGATCCGGCTGAAAAAAACCGATGCTGACGGACAAGAACATACCATAGCAAGCCGAACGTATCAGAATTACTGGCTTGATATGCCGAAAAGTCTTCTAAACCTTGATGTTGCCATCAATATGATGGAATACATTGCGGATGACAGTGAAATGCGCTCTCTGCGAAGAGGAAGCCGGGAAGACCGGGAACGGCGTTTCCGTGAATTTTGGGCGGAGCGTGATCCCAGTCCTGACCGGGAATACAATGAGCTGATGGTTGAGTATTACCGCAGAATAGATTACGCTTATGACAATTTCACTACACCTCAGAAACCCGGATATGAGTCAGATCAAGGCATGGTGTATATCCGCAACGGCGAACCCGATAGAAAAGAGCGAACATTTCCACCCAACCAGGCAACCCGGGAGGTCTGGCATTATGGTGATAAACAGTTTGTGTTTGAAGCCACAACCGGATTCGGTGATTTCCGGCTCATAGAACAGAGATAA
- a CDS encoding DoxX family protein: protein MATYSITSLNQTIVEHRHYWIEGLRIFLGLLLIYKGYYFVENLEDIYHYIDENYRLSAFVISHYVVFAHLAGGVMIVFGILTRIGVFVQIPIVIIGAIYFTGEGGTFFGPTTELEYSLLILALLIVFLFYGSGKWSVDHCVLRKKESDDQQ from the coding sequence ATGGCTACATACAGTATTACATCTCTGAATCAGACTATTGTAGAACACCGGCATTACTGGATTGAGGGGCTTCGCATCTTCCTTGGACTGCTGCTAATTTACAAAGGCTACTATTTTGTGGAAAATCTGGAGGATATCTATCATTACATAGATGAAAACTACAGATTGTCTGCCTTTGTGATTTCACATTATGTGGTCTTTGCACACCTTGCAGGTGGCGTGATGATTGTATTCGGGATATTGACCAGGATCGGGGTGTTTGTCCAGATACCCATTGTGATCATTGGAGCGATCTATTTTACCGGAGAAGGCGGCACCTTTTTCGGTCCGACCACAGAGCTTGAGTATTCACTGCTTATCCTCGCACTGCTGATCGTATTTCTCTTCTACGGATCAGGAAAATGGTCGGTGGATCACTGCGTTTTAAGGAAAAAGGAGAGTGATGACCAGCAATAG
- a CDS encoding MerC domain-containing protein produces the protein MTKLFQKRSLFVRLSIILSSLCVVHCMATPLVLLLLPAISTFFSETIEQILVISVVPISLAGFAPTWLRHKDYRLLGLYVTSLVLILFSQFFLHVSHDQISGGSVPAMAWVRTSVTFAGALLLAWTVFRNNRHTHYCTHPHHHQDEARPRPETPPGQI, from the coding sequence ATGACAAAACTATTTCAAAAACGTTCTCTGTTTGTCAGATTAAGTATTATCCTGTCTTCTTTGTGCGTTGTACACTGCATGGCAACACCTCTGGTTCTTCTGCTGCTGCCTGCGATATCCACTTTTTTTTCAGAGACAATTGAACAAATCCTGGTAATATCCGTTGTCCCGATCAGCCTTGCCGGATTTGCACCTACCTGGCTGCGCCATAAAGATTACCGGTTGCTGGGGCTTTATGTGACGAGTCTGGTTCTGATTCTGTTCAGCCAGTTTTTCCTGCATGTCAGTCATGACCAGATTTCCGGAGGTTCTGTTCCGGCCATGGCCTGGGTGCGGACTTCGGTAACTTTCGCCGGAGCACTGCTGCTTGCCTGGACCGTCTTTCGCAACAACCGACACACCCATTACTGCACGCACCCGCATCATCATCAGGATGAAGCCAGGCCAAGACCCGAAACACCTCCGGGTCAGATCTGA
- a CDS encoding NAD(P)/FAD-dependent oxidoreductase has product MIIASTGTACDVRIIKYKRMKIGIIGAGISGLTAGRELVRAGHDVVVFEKSNAPGGRIATRRSNTPTVYTFDHGSPYLSGSSSEFTVFINELKENGIVREWTDSVSYYKDGKILPEIPGRDRETLYIAPEGMNRIGKYMARWLDFHFSEKVGGLTHIGGSRIKKSPWMINSSTINVFEADAVIIATPAIQAYGLVSTAQDELDLRKMISVLDEIPYNSTYSFMAGYGKRDLPDWSLVSCQHPVISWLSNESRKKVNMDELAIVAHTTHEFTREHIEDESPEATDREIKKGLGEVLGSWASRPEWSQSHLWRYKRPRKSLGMPFLESENDLAPLAVIGDYFQGTTLEAAYLSGLRLGKHWAEKLT; this is encoded by the coding sequence ATGATTATAGCCAGCACGGGTACTGCATGTGACGTCAGAATCATAAAATATAAACGCATGAAAATAGGAATTATCGGAGCCGGGATTTCCGGACTCACCGCTGGCAGGGAGTTGGTAAGAGCAGGGCACGATGTTGTAGTTTTTGAGAAAAGCAATGCTCCCGGAGGCAGAATTGCTACCCGCAGAAGCAATACCCCCACGGTCTATACTTTTGATCACGGGTCACCCTACCTCTCCGGTTCCAGCAGTGAATTTACAGTATTCATCAACGAGCTGAAAGAAAACGGCATTGTTCGTGAATGGACCGACTCGGTATCTTATTACAAGGATGGAAAAATTCTTCCTGAAATACCCGGACGCGACCGTGAGACGCTTTATATAGCCCCTGAGGGTATGAACAGGATAGGCAAGTATATGGCCAGGTGGCTTGATTTCCATTTTTCCGAAAAAGTCGGCGGACTGACTCATATTGGCGGATCGCGCATCAAAAAAAGCCCCTGGATGATAAACTCCAGTACTATCAATGTGTTTGAAGCTGATGCTGTTATAATTGCAACTCCGGCAATACAGGCTTATGGCCTTGTTTCAACTGCGCAGGACGAGTTAGATCTGCGAAAAATGATTTCTGTACTCGATGAAATCCCATACAATTCCACTTATTCGTTTATGGCAGGGTATGGCAAGCGGGATCTTCCAGATTGGTCACTCGTCAGCTGCCAGCATCCGGTGATATCATGGTTGAGCAATGAAAGCCGGAAAAAAGTCAATATGGATGAGCTTGCAATTGTTGCTCACACTACACATGAATTCACCCGGGAGCATATTGAAGACGAGTCGCCTGAGGCGACCGACCGGGAAATAAAAAAAGGGCTGGGGGAAGTCCTCGGATCATGGGCATCGAGACCGGAATGGTCGCAGTCGCATTTATGGCGCTACAAGCGTCCGAGAAAGAGCCTGGGTATGCCATTTCTGGAGTCGGAAAACGATTTGGCTCCACTGGCTGTTATTGGAGATTACTTTCAGGGAACAACCCTTGAAGCCGCTTATCTGTCCGGTTTGCGACTCGGCAAGCACTGGGCAGAGAAACTTACCTGA
- a CDS encoding class I SAM-dependent DNA methyltransferase, which translates to MQSAATRHKSYNNNIYRRIAPVYDEIMKDVDYEEWTEYIDSIIQYHHPAAESLLELACGTGTMALMMERFDDYRITATDVSAEMIEIARNKAAVRGSSIEWQVQDMRTLNPGKSFDIIFMVFDSMNYLHEPEEIRSLLKSAARCLKENGFFIFDFTTPNFSPKVAPLLNGERSIGKTWTFYRRSSYNSKNAVHTNHFEVRKKDPETGVVSEEFEEVHRQKIWRLHEIAALVEACGLQISAAYEDFELEDATDNSDRITMVVSHG; encoded by the coding sequence ATGCAATCAGCCGCTACGCGTCACAAATCCTATAACAACAATATATATCGGAGGATTGCTCCTGTGTATGACGAAATCATGAAAGACGTCGATTACGAGGAGTGGACGGAATATATTGACAGCATCATTCAGTACCACCACCCTGCTGCCGAATCCCTTCTTGAGCTGGCATGCGGGACCGGAACCATGGCGCTGATGATGGAACGTTTTGATGATTACAGGATTACCGCTACCGATGTATCTGCTGAAATGATAGAAATAGCCAGGAACAAGGCGGCTGTCCGCGGCAGCAGCATTGAATGGCAAGTTCAGGATATGCGCACTTTAAATCCTGGAAAATCCTTCGATATCATTTTTATGGTTTTTGACAGTATGAATTATCTGCATGAACCTGAAGAAATACGCTCGCTGTTGAAAAGTGCCGCCCGATGCCTCAAAGAAAATGGTTTTTTCATTTTTGATTTTACCACACCCAACTTTTCTCCGAAAGTTGCCCCTCTTTTGAATGGTGAACGAAGCATCGGAAAAACCTGGACATTCTATCGCAGAAGTTCCTACAACAGCAAAAACGCAGTGCACACCAACCACTTCGAAGTCCGGAAAAAAGACCCGGAAACAGGTGTTGTTTCCGAGGAATTCGAGGAAGTTCACCGGCAGAAGATCTGGCGCCTCCATGAAATCGCTGCCCTTGTGGAAGCGTGCGGCCTGCAAATCTCTGCCGCTTATGAAGATTTCGAACTTGAAGACGCCACAGACAACAGTGACCGAATAACCATGGTGGTTTCGCATGGATGA
- a CDS encoding DUF2334 domain-containing protein, with translation MNPLTTGKQTSIRTFFIMSMLFFISILTASPADAIDSGYHDSGNQIEQEKSDTLYFLLRVDDIYFRSDSYAGWNVPHNFTAFQDAVEAFGGKVTWGVIPHRLKEGLNEGGHMERDLQKSADRGHEISVHGYTHYCPLDCDSGPFGHEMYCPTLDYNFSYEEQAEILENAIQTLSDYMDVPLTSFIAPGHSLDQTTYEVLVDFDLHVVSNFRSSDGQYPKEVTEGLIDVPVHQEYTWVTESWDYQESLDTAIADIKDRGEADGFYNLMLHDPFIRPGYKDGLIIEWIEELLDYLTEYYGDRIRFVTLTEAADILYDREPTSAGDDQEFASELPDNVRVGDNYPNPFNPETTIRYELPASMNARLEVFDALGRKVTLLKDEMHSAGNHEVIFDASGLPSGVYMYRLVTSGQTQTGRMLLVK, from the coding sequence ATGAATCCACTTACAACCGGAAAGCAAACATCGATCCGGACATTCTTCATAATGTCCATGCTCTTTTTCATTTCCATTCTCACTGCATCACCCGCCGATGCCATTGATTCAGGTTATCATGACTCCGGCAACCAAATTGAACAGGAAAAATCCGACACCCTTTACTTTCTGCTGCGGGTGGATGATATCTATTTCCGGTCGGACAGCTACGCCGGATGGAACGTTCCGCACAATTTTACTGCTTTTCAGGATGCCGTCGAAGCTTTTGGCGGCAAGGTGACGTGGGGCGTCATTCCGCACAGGCTGAAAGAGGGGCTCAACGAGGGTGGACACATGGAACGCGATCTTCAGAAGAGCGCCGACCGGGGACATGAAATATCCGTTCACGGATACACGCATTATTGTCCGCTCGATTGTGACAGCGGTCCATTTGGTCATGAAATGTACTGCCCCACACTTGACTACAACTTTTCCTATGAAGAGCAGGCAGAAATCCTTGAAAATGCCATCCAAACATTGAGTGATTACATGGATGTGCCTCTGACCTCATTCATTGCCCCGGGACATAGTCTTGATCAGACAACCTATGAGGTCCTTGTCGACTTTGACCTGCATGTCGTATCCAATTTCCGCAGCAGCGATGGACAGTATCCCAAAGAGGTAACCGAAGGTTTAATCGATGTTCCTGTACATCAGGAGTATACATGGGTTACGGAAAGCTGGGATTACCAGGAATCATTGGACACAGCTATAGCCGATATAAAAGACCGGGGCGAAGCCGATGGTTTTTACAATCTGATGCTGCACGATCCCTTTATCCGACCCGGCTACAAGGATGGGTTGATCATTGAATGGATTGAGGAGCTGCTGGATTACCTGACAGAATATTACGGTGACCGCATCAGATTTGTCACACTTACAGAAGCCGCCGACATTCTTTACGATCGTGAGCCTACTTCAGCCGGTGACGATCAGGAATTTGCCTCGGAATTGCCGGATAATGTCAGGGTTGGGGACAATTATCCCAATCCTTTCAATCCGGAAACCACCATACGTTACGAGCTGCCCGCGTCCATGAACGCAAGACTGGAAGTCTTTGACGCACTGGGCCGCAAGGTTACATTGCTCAAGGATGAAATGCACTCCGCAGGAAATCACGAGGTGATTTTTGACGCTTCGGGATTGCCGAGCGGTGTTTACATGTACCGGCTTGTGACTTCGGGACAAACACAGACCGGACGGATGCTGCTTGTCAAGTAG
- the ftsE gene encoding cell division ATP-binding protein FtsE produces MDEQPVISFKNITVRFDDRTLFDDLNFTLDRGEFTYLIGSTGSGKSSFLKLIYRDLLPDEGEVYVAGTEVTSLSERKVPELRRSVGIVFQDFQLLPDRNVYENVAFALEVTGTRRSKIKQRVMEVLSMVGLSHRRYDMPEELSGGEQQRVVIARALANEPKLMLADEPTGNLDPEAAHSIMDLFRQINNRGMAVLMVTHNYDMVKKYPARTVRIQNENIVEAGT; encoded by the coding sequence ATGGATGAGCAGCCCGTTATTTCCTTTAAAAATATTACCGTACGGTTTGACGACCGGACGCTGTTCGATGATCTGAATTTCACTCTCGACCGGGGGGAATTCACTTATCTGATCGGTTCCACCGGGTCCGGGAAAAGCTCCTTTTTAAAATTAATTTACAGGGATCTGCTTCCCGATGAAGGTGAAGTCTATGTTGCAGGAACAGAGGTAACTTCACTTAGTGAACGCAAGGTGCCTGAACTGAGACGCAGTGTCGGAATTGTTTTCCAGGATTTCCAGCTTTTGCCGGACCGGAACGTATACGAAAATGTAGCTTTTGCGCTCGAGGTTACCGGTACACGGCGCAGCAAAATCAAACAGCGGGTAATGGAAGTTCTTTCCATGGTCGGACTCAGCCACCGTCGCTATGACATGCCCGAAGAACTATCCGGGGGCGAACAGCAGCGTGTCGTCATAGCCCGGGCCCTTGCCAACGAACCCAAACTGATGCTTGCTGATGAGCCGACCGGCAACCTGGATCCGGAGGCCGCCCATTCGATCATGGACCTCTTCCGCCAGATCAACAACCGCGGCATGGCAGTGCTTATGGTCACGCACAACTACGACATGGTAAAAAAGTATCCGGCCCGCACTGTTCGGATCCAGAATGAAAATATTGTTGAAGCGGGAACATAA
- a CDS encoding zinc-dependent peptidase, whose translation MGWLQSWQRKKLDRKPFPDDWRRILVSRVPSYRQLDSAKKEKLRQLVRYFLSEKSFEGCAGLELTDDHLVVVAAMSCIPLLGGVSDLYPNLRAVLIYPGRYHAYYSESGVDGVVTEGVESRSGESWDQGVIVYSWDEILFDLRNPGDGSNIVYHECAHQLDYEWGATMEGFSWQKRNKDGKESIGTVMKREYAAFLKQMDKGLPVHIDDYAATNIHEFFAVLTETWFEKPGVVRTHYPAINSVFREFYNLDPGF comes from the coding sequence ATGGGCTGGCTGCAATCCTGGCAACGAAAAAAACTCGACCGAAAACCGTTTCCCGATGACTGGAGACGGATCCTGGTATCCAGGGTGCCTTCATACCGGCAGCTTGATTCTGCGAAAAAGGAAAAGCTCAGGCAGCTTGTCCGATATTTTCTTTCGGAAAAAAGCTTTGAAGGATGCGCCGGACTCGAACTTACGGATGATCATTTGGTCGTTGTTGCAGCCATGTCATGCATACCGCTTCTCGGCGGAGTTTCGGATCTTTATCCCAACTTGCGTGCCGTTCTGATTTATCCGGGACGATATCATGCCTATTACAGTGAATCAGGAGTGGACGGCGTGGTGACCGAAGGCGTGGAAAGCCGGAGCGGAGAGTCATGGGACCAGGGTGTAATCGTTTACTCCTGGGATGAAATCCTGTTTGACCTCAGGAATCCGGGGGATGGTTCCAATATCGTCTATCACGAATGTGCTCATCAACTCGATTATGAATGGGGTGCCACAATGGAGGGATTTTCCTGGCAAAAGCGCAATAAGGACGGAAAAGAAAGCATAGGAACCGTGATGAAAAGAGAGTACGCGGCATTTCTGAAACAAATGGATAAAGGATTGCCTGTGCATATTGATGACTATGCAGCTACCAACATTCATGAATTCTTTGCCGTGCTGACCGAAACATGGTTTGAAAAACCCGGAGTGGTGCGGACACATTACCCGGCTATAAACAGCGTTTTTCGCGAATTTTACAATCTGGATCCGGGCTTTTGA